Below is a genomic region from Etheostoma spectabile isolate EspeVRDwgs_2016 unplaced genomic scaffold, UIUC_Espe_1.0 scaffold302, whole genome shotgun sequence.
cttagtggtcccctaatactgtatctgaagtctctttatatagaccttagtgtcccctaatactgtatctgaagtctctttatatagaccttagtggtcccctaatactgtatctgaagtctctttaatagaccttagtgccccctaatactgtatctgagtctctttatataaccttagtggtcccctaatactgtatctgtctctttatatagaccttagtggtcccctaatactgtatctgaagctctcttgatatagaccttagtggtcccctaatactgtatctgaagtctctttatatagaccttaggccccctaatactgtatctgaagtctctttatatagaccttagtggtcccctaatactgtatctgaagtctctttatatagaccttagtggtccctaatgctgtatctgacagtctctttatatagaccttagtgtccctaatactgtatctgaagtcctttatatagaccttatggtccctaatactgatctgaagtctctttatatagaccttagtggtccctaatactgaatctgaagtctctttatatagaccttagtggtccctaatactgaatttgaagtctctttatatagaccttagtggtccctaatactgagtctgaagtctctttgatatagaacttagtggtccctaatactgaatctgaagtctctttgatatagaacttagtggccAAATTCTCTAATCGGACAAAgcggagaaaggggaggtaaccttgccccttatgacatcataagtcCCGATTGGCCCgtctgagttttcattttctcaaagacagagcaggatacccaggactcggtttacacctatcaccgtttctagccactgggggaccataggcaggctgtgggggggggaaggggggactcatattaacgttaaaaaacctcataaagggaaatgttcatgccatgggacctttaaaaaaaatggcttgCAGAGTTTCTATTAGTTTGTAAAGTTACATTGTTTATATATGTGGTTTTGTGATTTTGGTATTTCTTGGAATATTTTGGTAAAATGTCCCTTTTAACCACTTTGTgacctttgtttttttaaatgtaaggtgAGCATAACGGCTCACCCTCTCCACCAAATTACTTTACATTTTCAAGCAAAAACAACCGTTCCGTTTCTCATTCCTTATGTAACTCTTCTTCTCTTGACCGTGTTGGTTGAACGTGTAAATAAGAACTCCGTGTTACGTTCGATTATTGGTCAAAACAGTAGGGACGTTTTTTAAAAGCTCATCATGGATGTGCCATAGTTGTGCCAGATAGACAGGGTTtgcacttttgacattttgtcctGGTTCCACAATGCTTATTAGTCATGCGCGCCACACATAAATCAGCAGATAACTAATAGATTATTTGACTTTGtgaaagacaaaacatgatTAACGTATTACTCATGCCTTTAAGTTATGTAGATATTTCTTTTGTCCTTGACTATTTATTTTCATACATGCTCCCGTGCAtaatttttgtaaataattccAAGGGTGGGTTCTTCTTCTCCCTACGATGTCTTGGTATTTGATGTGCATGCAACGGGGACCCTCTGCTGGTCGACTGGTGTGCTGCTCATGCTCGGTGTTTTaggaaataaaaccaaatgCATTCCTTTCAGAGTCTGTGGGTTGTGGTTTTCTTGtctatagatagatggatagatggatagaNNNNNNNNNNNNNNNNNNNNNNNNNAACGCGGCATAATGCTGCCATATAAAGCGGGAAATGGCTTAACATGGCCAAAAGGCTAAAAGGCTTAATATTTATAAATGAGTACACAGGGCACACGTCAAAACGGAGCATGACTGTGCTATCGCATTGGGTCAACAACATTCACCATGTGTTGACCGTAACGATTGGTCAAGTCACTACGAAGAGGAAGGATGTGAGTATTCAGGCGTTGGAACTGCGTTTTAGTGAATAGAAAGTAGGACATGATAAAGGTTTATTGCATGGGTTGCACTATGGGGGGGTGTGACTGAAGCAAGtcaatctttgaaaaaaaagacactatTTTGCACTCAGATCCAAGTCtttgttaaaggtcccgtgACATGGTTCTTGGGTTGCTTTAATATGAACTGATCCCCTAAACTGTAtggaagtctctttatatagaccttagtggtcccctaatactgtatctgaaggtctctttgatatagaccttagtggtccccaatactgtatctgagtctttataagaccttagtggtccccatacGTATCTGaaggtctctttatatagaccttagtgtccctaatacgtatctgaaaagtctctttgatatagacttagtggtcccctaatactgtatctgaagtctctttatatagacacttagtggcccctaatactgtatctgaagtctctttatatagaccttagtggtcccctaatactgtattgaagtctcttatatagaccttagtggtcccctaatactgtctgaagtctctttgtatagacctagtggccccatatactgtatctgaagtctcttatatagaccttagggcccctaaatactgtactgaagtctctttaatagaccttagtggtcccctaatactgtatctgaagtctcttatatagaccttagtggtccctaatgctgtatctgaagtctctttatatagaccttagtgtgcgtccctaatactgtatctgaagtctcttttatatagaccttagtggtccctaatactgaatctgaaagtctcttatatagacttagtggtcctaatactgaatctgaagtctctttatatagaccttagtgtccctaatactgaattgaagtctcttatatagaccttagtggtccctaatactgagtCTGAAGTTCTCTTGATATAGAACtatgtggtccctaatactgaatcgAAGTCTCTTTGATAGTAGAACTTAGTGGCCAAACTTCTAATCGGACCAAGCGGAGAAGAAAGGGGAGGTAccattgccccttatgacatcataagtcCGATTGGCACGTCTGAGTTCATTTTCCAAAGacgagcaggatacccaggaccgGTTTAACCATCACCGGTTCTAGCCAGGGGGACCTAggcagctggggggggggggcggaagGGGGGACCAGATTAAcgtaaaaaaacctcataaagggaaatgttcatgccagggacctttaaaaaaaatggcttgACAGAGTTTCTATAGTTTGTTAAGTTACATTGTTTATATATGTGGTTTTGTGATTTTGGTATTTCTTGGAATATTTGGTTAAAATGTCCCTTTTAACCACTTGGgtgaactttgttttttaatgtaaggTGAGCATAACGGGCTCACCCTCCCACCAAATTACTTTacattttcaagcaaaaaacAACCGTTCCGTTTCTCATCCTTATGTAAACCTCTTCTTTCTGACCGGGTTGGTTGAAGTGTAAATAAGAACTCCGTGTTTACGTTCGATTATTGGTCAAAACAGTAGGGACGTTTTTTAAAAGCTCATCATGGATGTGCCATAGTTGTGCCAGATAGACAGGGTTtgcacttttgacattttgtcctGGTTCCACAATGCTTATTAGTCATGCGCGCCCACACATAAATCAGCAGATAACTAATAGATTATTGGACTtgtgaaaagacaaaacatgatTAACGTATTACTCATGCCTTTAAGTTATGTAGATATTCTTttgtgtccttgactattgaTTTTCATACATGCTCACGTGCAtaatttttgtaaataattccAGGGTGGGTTTTCTTCCCTGACGATGTTTGGTATTTGATGTGCATGCAACGGGGACCCTCTGCTGGTCGACTGGTGTGCTGCTCATGCTCGGGTTGTTTAGGAAATAAAAACCAAATGCATTCCTTTCAGAGTCTGTGGGTTGTGTTTTCTTGTCTATAGATAgaggatagatggatgatagagATGGATAGAGGATAGATGATAGTGAGAGACGGATAGAGAGATGATAGCTGGAGATAATAGAGTAGATATGGATAGATAGacgagatagagagatagatggatagatggatagatagatagatgagatgaTAGATAGGAGACGtagaagatggatggatagatagatagatggaatagatagatagatagatggatagaaagTGAGATAAGATAGAtggaagatagatggatggatgagatggagggatggatggatggtatgatagatagatgggaTAGAAACgtgatagagatagatagatagatggacgaaaacgtagatagatagatggatagatagatggatggaagaTAGAGggggatggatagatagatagaaacgttagatagatagatggatagatagataatcgATAGATGGATGGACTAGATagaatggatagatagatggatagatggagtAGGATAGATAAGGGATAGGATGAGAGATAGGAGAgagaggatagatagatagatggatagaaacGTGATAGAAGTAGGGATGatatggatagatggatagatagatagatagataaatcgTAGATGGATAGAAGATAGCTAGAtggataggatagatagatggatagataaatcgaatgatggatagatagatagatagatggatagatagatggatagattaAATGATAGATGGATAGGTAAATCTGATAGatgagatggatagatagatagatagatggtagATAGATAAAtcgatagatagagatagatagatagatagatagatggatagagtggatagatagagtagatatgatagatagatgataggaTAGAGATGGATATGATGGAGATGGATTAGATAAATCGATAGatgggatagatagatagatagaaacgtagatagatagatggatagaaacgttagatagatagatggtatagatagatggatagatgaaaagttgatagatagatagatagaaagatagatagaaacgtgagatagatagatggatagaatGCGAGATAGAGAATGATAGAGAgaagatagctagatagatagagagatagagatagatagatagatagaaacgTTAGATAGTATAGATGTAGATGGaagtagatagatggatagagagatagatatgaTGGAGAgatgagatagatagaggatagatagatagatagatagatggatggatagattagatggatagatggatgagaTGGATAGcttggatagatagatagatagagatagatagataatggatggatggatggatggatggatggatagatagatagatagatggatagagagatagagagatggatagagagatggatagatagatggatagatagatggatagatagatagatagatgatggatggatggatagatagatggatagatagatggatagatggatagaaatgtagatagatggatagaaacgtagatggatagatggatagatagatggatagatagatagatagatagatagaaggaTAGAAacgtagatagatagatagatagatggatagaaacatagatagatagatagatagaaggaTAGAAacgtagatagatagatagatagatgtttattgatcccaagaaaaatgggaaattccggcgttacagcagcaaaatcagtcacaaagctcagaatattaatataaatgaaatactaggatacaatatacatacatacaatatacatgaaataataacatGAATAAAATAAGAGAACTTTTACATAAAATGAAACATCTGACTGCATTATCTAGGCAAATTCTGCAGAAATGAGAGTGGGTTTGTAGTAAAAAATGCTGGAATTTCTGTCAAAACCATGACACGAATCAATCCAACACATGAAAAATAGAACATAAAATAATGGGTGCATGTGCTAGGAAGCACAAGAATGGGACAGGAAAACCTGTTCATCAGCAAAACATGTAACAGGGAAACTCACTTCCTCATTCGGTACATGTGCAGTTCACATTGTGTTTCTCGGCTCTTGAAGACTAGACATGCGTTCCCAGGATCCCTCCAAGAGCCTCGATTCAAATGGagaccaccaccaccagcgGATCAGAACCGGACTTTCCTGATTCGTGCTGAGGGTTATTTCAGATTAGTTATGGTGGAAAAGGACGGTCGTTGTTCCTGTTTGGCAGCCCTCAGGGTTCTGCGGGTTTCCCTCGTGGAGGAACTGGAGGGACGGATCGAGTCTCTGCTGGACGTCTTAGTGGGCCAGGAAGTGTTCACCCGTGATGACCGCGAGGAGGTTTTGTGTCAGTTGGGGCCCCGGGCCCGAGTGAGGAACGTGTTGGATATTGTGGCGTGTAAAGGCGAGGAAGCGGCGGAGATCTTTCTCTCGATTAGAAGACATCATCAGCAGCAAGGGGGCCAGGGAGAACCCAAAGAAGGCCACGCGCCTCGGCCTCAACTCCCGGGTGAGTCCTTCAGCAGAAACGCCCACTTTTGGAGCAACACTATGActtcaaatgtatttaatttggtaacatttcacttcagatacagtacacCAGTGACAGTTTTcatgaaatatgtattttttttgtgatcaaatgttttgttaTACAATTAACGCACAATATACTGAGACATACGAACGCGTCCCGGGACcaaaagacacagagaggaaataaGACGGGGAGAGGGGAGACCTGATAAAAACACGTCAGTAGGAATGGAGTCTGAAGCTTAccaataagacatacataattATGCTTTTGGATATGAGATAGCTGAAGGGCATTCAGAACCAAAACCCTGACAGCATCATAAATCAGGGCcgatattttggatgcaatattgttccggCGTGAAACGACGTGAAAAACAGGAGAACGTTCAGTTTTAACCACGGAGATTAAAGGCTCGAATAGACATGGGGAGACCCATCCATTTGCCATATGTTTTAAAACGTGAAATatgtattttacaaaatggAAGCTACAGTACCTCACACCACATGTTGCTAATCACGCTAAACTCACTGAAATATGTAAGGGAATCTAGTTGTTTTCATCTTGTTTTACATTCATGTTCTAAGAAAATAGGTTCTGCCATGAAGCCTCGCATGAAATAATGAGATAAATGAGAAATCTTAATTACAGTTTAGAGATTACAGTtaagatgaaaataaaataaagccatAAGTACACTTGGAATAGCATTGCCTTGTTCATGTATAGCGCTACATCAGATGAGTGTGTTCATAGGTTCTTCAGTTGACTTATTGGAAGACGTGTGAGAGACAAATCCCGCAAATATGTCTTTCTTTTGCAGAGTATTACAAAGTCAAACAAAAGCATAAAGGCGTCCTCACACGTCGGAGTGAGAGCATGCTCTTCTACAACACCCGACACGGAGAGAAAGTCCTCTTTTCCGAACACTATGTCAATCTCCTGTTGGCCGACGGACACCAGTGcctggagagaaaaagacacGAGGTGCTGACGTTTGGACAAAAGCGACTGTCCATGCAGCAGAAGTCGGCGGTGCATCGGAGAATCGCACCGGGCGAACTCTTTTCGAGCGCGAATGGAAACCGTCCGGTCAAGAAGGTCCTGGTCTCGGGGGTGGCCGGCATCGGAAAAACCATCCTGGTGCAGAAGATGCTGTTTGATTTTGGGGGAAACAGGGACCATCTTGGATTTGACTTCATCATCCACATGACGTTCAGAGACCTGAATCTGATTGACAGACCCACAAACTTCCGGGAGCTGGTCTTGCGTAAAAACAGACACCTGTCCAAGGAACTGGACGCCATTTTGGCAAACGACGAGAAACTGCTGATCGTCTTAGACGGCTTTGATGAGTTCAGACACCACAGGAGCTGCGATGTGGACTCGTTTGTGACTGAGCCCGATGAAGATGCGGAGGTGGTGGAGGTCTTCGGGAGTCTGCTGCGGGGGGAACTGCTGCCCAACGCTTCGGTCTTGCTCACGAGTCGACCCGCGGCCGTCAGCCACGTCCCCGTGAGCTGCATCGACCGCTTCGTGCTCATCGCTGGCTTTTCCTTGGCCGAAGTCCGAGACTTCTTCCTGCGTTACTTCCAGGACGGCGCCGTCGCCGACTGCATGTTCGCAGTGGTGTCAGCGAACGAGCTCATGCTGACGCTGTGCTACATCCCTGCGTTTTGCTACATCGTGTGCTGCATCCTCAAAGAAAGCAAAGAGCTGTGTGGGGAGAGCCCCAAGACCATGACTGACATCTACGTGCAGTATCTGGTGGCCTTGCTGTGCTCTCACACCAAAGCAAGAGCTGGAACAGTCAGCCACAAGTTGTCTGACATTGTGCTGAAGCTCGGCCGACTTGCGTACCAAAAACTCATGGAGCACCAGACCCTGTTCTACAGCAGCGACCGAGACGTCGCGGCGTTGGAGGGATGCAGCCTCGTTAGCACCTTCCTTGACAAGACAGTGGCCCAAGAGCCCGGTTGCACTGAAGAGGTTTACTCCTTTGCACACTTTACCGTTCAAGAGTTCTTCGCTGCACTGTATTGTGCGGTGACGGATGACCCTTTACCCGATGGAGATCCGCACGCTTCGAGTCCTTCGGAGGTGTCCAGCAACGGACATCTGGACCTCTTCAATCGCTTCCTGTCTGGAATCCTCTCCGAACGCAACGCCGATCTTCTATCGAGGCAGGTGGGATTGAGTTGCAATAAAGACAAAGTGGACATCCATCGTCGGAGGATCATCGAAGAGCTCACGACCCTATGTGAGAACGGGGCCCAAATCCTGAACCACCTCCACTGCCTGTACGAGCAACAGGACTCGTCTTTGTCCCTCGCTGTGCAACCAAAGACACTGCAAGTCAACGTTAGCGATGAAACCCTCTCCCAAATGGATTACAATGCCATCAAGTACTTTCTCAACCGTACAAAGGGCGAAATCTCAGAGCTGGATCTGACGGGGACAGGAGTGAGCTGCGAGGCGCTCAGAGACATGCAGCCCCTGCTGCTCAGATGTAACAAACTGTGGTGAGTTTCAGGCAAAGTGGGGTCCCCGTTGTCTCGTTCTCTGCATGAAGTTTTCAAATTTTCTCCATCTATCTTTGGAGTTCCATGTGAATATCATGTCACACTGCGTTTAtgcataaatgaaaaaaaagtggatGTGTACATGCCTTAATTGAACAAAAGTCGATGTGTATATGcgttaatttaaaagaaagttgatgtgtatatatgacataatgaattgtgatgatgacataatgcaggggttcccaaaactttcagcccacgacccccaaagtaacagTGCAAGGACTTTTGCGCAcacgccaccccccccccccactataaacgtatataaacattgcgcgcaacggcgcacgcactataggcgtctccaaacacgagcatactgacaacacaaaataacacaacagtttatCTTGTGGTTCAAATCATGGCTagcatatgctatttctaatcgtttaaaaaaaaaagaaattgtaccTGGAAACTCAAacttgcaaccccccccccccccacctaggCTtgcgaacccccccccccccccctgtgggtcccgacccccactttgggaattaCTGACACAATGCACTAACGTCCCTATTTTAATTTGAAGGCTTGGAGAAAACCACCTTGACATGGACACAGCTCAGGTCCTTGCTGATGTGCTGCGGGCGTCGGAAAGCATAACCCACCTCGGGTAAGATCACGAGTTCCAAGCTTTCATTATtgataagaagaagaagaagaaatatcaAAAAAGATTACAAGCACTGGGTGAATATAAAGAGTTCAACGGTTCTTAAACCGGAGAGAATCAAGAATCATCCGGACCGTGTTTCCCCCATTCAGACTCGGGTGGTCGGACATGGGTGATGATGAACTCCTGGTTCTTTCTAGTGCCATACGGGTGAAAAGAAAGCTTCAAGAGTTGTGGTAAGCAACCCGTCTGGGGGATATAAAGAGTGCGTTTTCATGTTTGATTGTTTTGCtgatttattgacattttattgacgtgttgaacattttaaacattgttcaGGACACCCTGTGCTTTCACAGGATGGAGGGAAACCGAGTGAGCTACAGAGGTCTGCTGTCCCTCAGGGACTTGACCCCAAACCCTCTGAAAACAGTTGTGTGAGCGTGACTTTCAACAAATAATTCCAATcaatattaacaataataatccaTAATTCAACAGCACAGGATTTTAAAAGCTACTGTTGGTTCCCTTTTCATGCAGAGCCATTTGGAACGACCTGACTGACACAGACCCGGACCCGGAGTGCTTTTGCACCCAAGAGAGCATAACCGTGAGCTTCACCGATGACGACATGTGGGCCGGGTGGGGGGAGTGGGTCTTCAAACGGTGCGaggtcagcagcaacaacaagtTAGTGACCGTGCTCCACAAAGTTTGCAACGTATCGGCCCGTTGCTTAGAAACCCAGTGGGCAAAGACTTTCTACAAGCAGCTGTCACAGCTCATCAGGCAGAGGATTGAGTGCTGCACCGAGGAGGACATGAGCAAGAAGCTCAAAAAGTTTGAGAGGATTTTGAACCTCTGACAGAGAACTACACTGTCCTCGAGCTCTAAGCTAGAAAATAGAGATCACATGAATGTTTGATGCTGAATACTGTGTGTGAAACAAATTAAATGTGGATGgcaaaaagaaggaaataaaatgaGTTGGCCAGTACGGGGATCGAACCCGCGACCTTGGCNNNNNNNNNNCCACGCTCtaaccaactgagctaaccggccaTGTTAGCGTCGTGAACAACTCTGTACAAGTACTTAAACCTTTGACATAAAGATGATGCGAAAGgatacaaaaaaagaatcatgACAATATGCTTCCGAATATGTTAACGTTTCTGTAAAAGGCTCGTCAAATTACATGTAGCGTAGAGCTCTGATGTGGTGTTTTGATCTTCCAAATTAAAGCACAAACCATGTCACATGCAAGTGAAACTATTTAATGTTACACTACACTGCCTATTCCTAATAACCTATgtatttaactttatttaaagaCACTTTATTATATCTGTTTtcgtatttattttaatgtcgaATGTCATTGCgtcttgtgtgttttattgttatatatatatttatatatttaaaaacaacaatattgtGATCATCTATTGTAACTAGTGCTCAACTGTCAATAAAATCTTGAAACTTCAATGCTCACTGTCACAATgctaattttagttttattttgg
It encodes:
- the LOC116686063 gene encoding NACHT, LRR and PYD domains-containing protein 3, whose amino-acid sequence is MLFYNTRHGEKVLFSEHYVNLLLADGHQCLERKRHEVLTFGQKRLSMQQKSAVHRRIAPGELFSSANGNRPVKKVLVSGVAGIGKTILVQKMLFDFGGNRDHLGFDFIIHMTFRDLNLIDRPTNFRELVLRKNRHLSKELDAILANDEKLLIVLDGFDEFRHHRSCDVDSFVTEPDEDAEVVEVFGSLLRGELLPNASVLLTSRPAAVSHVPVSCIDRFVLIAGFSLAEVRDFFLRYFQDGAVADCMFAVVSANELMLTLCYIPAFCYIVCCILKESKELCGESPKTMTDIYVQYLVALLCSHTKARAGTVSHKLSDIVLKLGRLAYQKLMEHQTLFYSSDRDVAALEGCSLVSTFLDKTVAQEPGCTEEVYSFAHFTVQEFFAALYCAVTDDPLPDGDPHASSPSEVSSNGHLDLFNRFLSGILSERNADLLSRQVGLSCNKDKVDIHRRRIIEELTTLCENGAQILNHLHCLYEQQDSSLSLAVQPKTLQVNVSDETLSQMDYNAIKYFLNRTKGEISELDLTGTGVSCEALRDMQPLLLRCNKLWLGENHLDMDTAQVLADVLRASESITHLGLGWSDMGDDELLVLSSAIRVKRKLQELWMEGNRVSYRGLLSLRDLTPNPLKTVVAIWNDLTDTDPDPECFCTQESITVSFTDDDMWAGWGEWVFKRCEVSSNNKLVTVLHKVCNVSARCLETQWAKTFYKQLSQLIRQRIECCTEEDMSKKLKKFERILNL